Part of the Candidatus Margulisiibacteriota bacterium genome is shown below.
AAATTCAGGGACACACCGATGATGAAATGTCTAAGCTCAATGATAATTTAGACTTGTCATACCGTAGAGCTTACTCAGTAGCCAAAGTACTAATTGTAAAATACGGAGTTTCTACTGATCAACTTATTGTCAAAGGTTACGGCTCACTCAAGCCTCTTGTTAAAAATAATTCCAAAGACAGCCGATCAATGAATCGTCGTATTCAAGCAGTATTGGTGAAACAACAATAATGACAAATAACACAAAGAAAAGGGAGGTAACTAAATGAAAATCTATAGAGTAGTTCGTGGTACTAGAATCTATAAAATTGTCAAAGAAATGAGTATTTATAAGATTATCCTGGCAACGTTACTGCTAATTGGGGTTATTGTTTGGGTTTACGCAGGATTGTTAAACATTCCCTTCACAAACAACCAACGAAATTCAGACTTTGATGGTGATGGTATTCCCAACTACCGTGATGAATTTCCTGACATACCAACAAAAGCTGTTGTGGACAATTCAGGTAATTTCTTAGCTTTAAACCTTGACGTTAACTTTGAGACCGATAGTGATGTAATTTCTGCAAGTTATAGTGAAAACATTAAAAAGTTTGCTACTTACCTAAAGAATCATCCTGACCAGAAAATAGAAATTCAAGGGCACACTGATGATGAAATGTCTAAACTCAACAATAATTTAGACTTGTCGTTCCGTAGAGCTTATTCGGTAGCCAAAATGCTGATAACTACCTATGGAGTTCCTACTGATCAACTTGTAGTGAAAGGTTATGGCTCACTCAACCCTTTAGTTACAAACAATTCTGAATACAACCGTTCACTGAATCGTCGTATTGAAGCAGTGTTGGTGAAATAACTGTGACTAATAATAATAAAAAAGAAAATGGAGGTAAAAATCATGAAAATATTTAAAAATTTTATTCCGGCATTATTACTAGTAGGACTAGTTTTTGTGTCTGGATGCGGAAGGGTACTTGACCACACTGATGCATCATCACCACCTACTCCATCACCCACAATAGCACCAATTGTGCTCTCTACAGTGCCAGCAAAAGATGCAACTGACGTCGCACTGAATAGCAATATTGTAGCAAGCTTTAGTGATGACATGGACCCCGCAACTATCACTTCGGAATCTTTTGTCTTAAAGGAATCATTAACAACTGTTGCCTCTGTTATTACTTGCATTGGAAAAGTGGGAACATTAAACCCCTCTAACAATCTTTTAGCCAATACTGTTTATACAGCAACGCTCACTACTGCTATTAAAAACGTAGCTGGTGATTCTTTGACTACGTCTAAAACCTGGAGTTTTACTACTGGTGTTGCTATAGATGCAACTGCACCAACTGTGCTTTCTACGGTTCCTGCAAATGGGGTCAATGGGACAGCCATTAATAGTAATATAACTGCAACTTTCAGTGAACCAATGAACGCAGCAACCATTACATCAACATCCTT
Proteins encoded:
- a CDS encoding OmpA family protein; this translates as MKIYRVVRGTRIYKIVKEMSIYKIILATLLLIGVIVWVYAGLLNIPFTNNQRNSDFDGDGIPNYRDEFPDIPTKAVVDNSGNFLALNLDVNFETDSDVISASYSENIKKFATYLKNHPDQKIEIQGHTDDEMSKLNNNLDLSFRRAYSVAKMLITTYGVPTDQLVVKGYGSLNPLVTNNSEYNRSLNRRIEAVLVK